The following coding sequences are from one Cercospora beticola chromosome 4, complete sequence window:
- a CDS encoding uncharacterized protein (antiSMASH:Cluster_4) yields MSVHSEGDNDSTRSSTQDSTSTYAFSGTDPPHEAFDTFQHKVLALTHSIYGVAAVTLQRVRGGSYNRVVVAHVKLIDQGELSVIFRIPRNRNVPAGIERNSSEDIETDILNQVAVLQLLQSRSIPAPKLLAYDASSQNAIGLPYVLQQFSHGKTLEDFYEDMTFQEKMQVAETLADFLVRMETLTFEESGTVVATQADSAAPATKASALSAPLDNVTAGVRGFSDPYEHVLTPHTAACPRELIGGLLKARLDGEVAQGGPENGMRVILSKIYAMFEDMCSVGLFEDDGLTRRNILHHWDLQPRNILVKTTSLERGGQDLEERLEKCLDIARSPEKWIIDVVVDWDQVQAVPSIFARKPPIWLWDFPMEKYDLSRPPGYDFDEDLQPAERYDSSKGMLSAESVQIQARFEERFVSNMQQLYPTYTAKIYQDEAYGRGRWIRRMARYAIFGLHDSEAFKRFRGLEQEWSKARSNLAFSADNGS; encoded by the coding sequence ATGTCAGTTCATTCCGAGGGAGACAACGACTCAACTCGTTCCTCCACGCAAGACTCGACCTCAACGTACGCGTTCAGCGGCACGGACCCTCCTCATGAGGCATTTGACACGTTTCAGCACAAAGTCCTGGCGCTCACACACAGCATTTACGGCGTCGCAGCGGTCACCTTGCAGCGAGTCCGCGGGGGCAGCTACAATCGAGTTGTAGTAGCTCATGTCAAGCTGATAGATCAAGGTGAGTTGTCGGTGATCTTCCGGATTCCTCGCAATCGCAACGTCCCGGCGGGCATCgagcgcaacagcagcgaagACATCGAAACCGACATCCTCAACCAAGTGGCAGTGCTCCAGCTACTGCAGTCGAGGAGCATTCCGGCACCAAAGCTCCTAGCATATGATGCATCTAGTCAGAATGCAATCGGATTACCATATGTTCTACAACAATTCTCGCATGGGAAGACGCTCGAGGACTTCTACGAGGACATGACTTTCCAAGAAAAGATGCAAGTGGCAGAAACTTTGGCTGACTTCCTCGTACGCATGGAAACTCTCACATTCGAGGAGTCTGGAACTGTCGTCGCTACGCAGGCCGATTCTGCGGCCCCAGCTACCAAGGCTTCAGCTCTCAGCGCTCCACTCGACAACGTGACTGCAGGAGTCCGCGGTTTCTCAGATCCCTACGAGCATGTTCTCACACCACACACTGCGGCTTGCCCGCGCGAACTTATCGGCGGGCTGCTCAAAGCGCGGCTAGATGGTGAGGTGGCGCAGGGCGGACCTGAAAATGGAATGCGTGTGATACTGTCCAAGATTTATGCAATGTTCGAGGACATGTGCAGTGTTGGACTGTTTGAGGACGACGGTCTGACTCGAAGAAACATTCTGCATCACTGGGACTTGCAACCACGAAACATACTAGTGAAGACTACTTCGCTTGAACGTGGGGGGCAGGACTTGGAAGAGCGGCTCGAGAAATGTTTGGACATCGCAAGATCGCCCGAAAAGTGGATCATTGACGTGGTCGTCGACTGGGACCAAGTCCAAGCCGTTCCCTCCATCTTTGCGCGCAAGCCTCCCATCTGGCTCTGGGACTTCCCAATGGAGAAGTACGACCTCTCTCGCCCACCAGGCTATGACTTCGATGAGGACTTACAACCTGCTGAGCGCTACGACAGCTCTAAGGGCATGCTCTCGGCTGAGTCCGTGCAGATACAGGCAAGATTTGAAGAGCGGTTCGTTAGCAACATGCAACAACTTTACCCGACGTATACCGCCAAGATCTATCAGGATGAGGCATATGGTAGAGGTCGCTGGATCAGGCGAATGGCACGCTACGCCATATTCGGCCTTCATGACAGCGAGGCCTTCAAAAGATTCAGAGGCCTGGAGCAAGAATGGAGCAAGGCTCGTTCGAATCTTGCATTCTCTGCGGACAATGGATCATGA
- a CDS encoding uncharacterized protein (antiSMASH:Cluster_4~SMCOG1040:alcohol dehydrogenase), with translation MFAWRKHQGNETPQYDEVPVPEAPATGFLCKMLASGVCHSDQAMLKDTNPRPWFQDQYILGHEGCGQIIEIGKDVTDKRFKGDVIAMFAVPGCGQEDCTECSRGTPQLCLRGHHSGIGQDGFFAPYATIDQRGAVLVPQGVSPLQAAVATDAVATAYHAVHRRAEVKPHDTVLLFGLGGLGFNGLQVLKTTGARIIVSEVRQERLDAAIKLGIPEHDIVPIGTSVQDFVKQNGLEETIDTTIDFVGLKQTFEDAQQVVRRAGKMVCIGTLSPENTISMKVGVRKRLSILFSYGAQVGDLEEVLQLIAQDAIQPDVEQGKLEDFPQWLQKLCDGKIAGRVALCA, from the exons ATGTTTGCTTGGCGTAAGCACCAAGGCAATGAAACACCA CAATATGACGAGGTACCCGTCCCGGAGGCTCCGGCGACTGGCTTTCTTTGCAAGATGTTAGCTTCAGGAGTCTGTCATAGCGATCAAGCAATGCTCAAAGATACCAATCCTCGACCATGGTTCCAAGATCAGTACATACTT GGCCATGAAGGATGCGGGCAGATTATCGAGATCGGGAAAGATGTGACTGACAAGCGTTTCAAA GGCGATGTCATTGCCATGTTCGCTGTTCCCGGTTGCGGACAAGAAGACTGTACTGAATGCTCACGCGGGACACCACAATTGTGTCTACGTGGTCATCACTCTGGTATTGGTCAAGATGGCTTCTTTGCACCATATGCCACAATCGATCAGCGTGGTGCTGTGCTAGTGCCACAAG GCGTCAGCCCACTGCAAGCCGCAGTCGCAACAGATGCAGTTGCCACCGCATATCATGCTGTTCATCGACGTGCAGAGGTCAAGCCTCACGATACCGTCCTACTATTCGGTCTCGGTGGGCTCGGCTTCAATGGCTTGCAGGTATTGAAGACCACTGGTGCTCGAATCATTGTCTCCGAGGTCCGACAAGAGCGATTAGATGCTGCTATAAAGCTGGGCATTCCTGAACATGACATTGTGCCAATCGGTACGTCGGTACAAGACTTTGTCAAGCAGAATGGCCTGGAAGAAACGATCGACACAACTATTGACTTTGTGGGCTTGAAGCAGACGTTTGAAGATGCACAGCAAGTTG TCCGGCGAGCTGGGAAGATGGTCTGCATTGGAACACTTTCTCCAGAAAACACGATCAGCATGAAAGTGGGTGTACGCAAACGCTTGAGCATTCTGTTCTCGTATGGTGCTCAAGTTGGAGACCTCGAGGAAGTGCTTCAATTGATAGCGCAAGATGCGATACAACCAGATGTTGAGCAAGGTAAACTTGAAGACTTTCCGCAGTGGTTGCAGAAGCTTTGTGATGGGAAGATAGCTGGCAGAGTCGCGCTCTGTGCATGA
- a CDS encoding uncharacterized protein (SMCOG1092:hypothetical protein~antiSMASH:Cluster_4) has translation MTAYMEATTNGDSVVKTAPPPDGEIPKVDKKNTPVSELKNLTNGHHDETFDPFKLASEFAFTPRKIKVITIGAGFSGLLMAHKFQHRFPEMRDIVEHKLFEAHHEVGGTWLVNNYPGVQCDVPAHIYAFPFDPNPEWTRFYASGAEILEYFKKTVRKWNLDRDLELCTKVVGAKWHEDEGMWCVEVENTRTLAKREEWCHVLISGQGVLVHENWPKIPGFENFKGHITHSARWDHSFDYSNKRIAVIGNGSSGIQIVPQMAKLPGTTVKNFIRSGAWVYYRAPPSQHMGRSVEDPNPAYTDDEKKSFRDPEKHQAYRKGIVSRTNKSFYIFQRGENNRKGMEAAAAQMSQKLGHDKRLCEMLIPKWELGCRRITPGPGYLESFLRDNCDCMNSPIVEVTEGGIKTQDGEVFECDVLICATGFDVSHRPRYPFIGQNGVNLREKWAGDPESYLSVMTPDFPNYFMMMGPNCLGGHGSLVESLNWTGDYITKWIKKLSTEDIKSLVPKRSKVEAFMRYQDQVHKTLVWSGGCSSWYKRGRIDGRVTALFGGSAHLFNRLLSDIRGEDFDITYRTENPWRLMGNGFTEFEMKEGSDLAWYVEVAEEAQGKGPKVGGEK, from the exons ATGACTGCGTACATGGAAGCAACAACCAACGGGGACTCGGTAGTCAAGACAGCTCCTCCACCCGATGGCGAAATCCCCAAGGTCGACAAAAAGAATACACCTGTATCAGAACTCAAGAATCTCACAAATGGCCACCACGATGAAACCTTCGACCCTTTCAAACTGGCCTCAGAATTCGCTTTCACGCCCCGCAAGATCAAAGTCATAACAATCGGAGCTGGCTTCTCAGGACTTCTCATGGCGCATAAATTCCAACATCGTTTTCCCGAGATGAGAGATATTGTCGAACACAAACTCTTCGAAGCTCATCATGAAGTTGGCGGGACTTGGCTTGTCAACAACTATCCTGGTGTTCAATGTGATGTGCCAGCTCATATTTATGCTTTTCCATTCGATCCGAATCCAGAATGGACGAGATTTTATGCTAGTGGTGCTGAGATTTTGGAGTATTTCAAGAAAACTGTGAGGAAGTGGAATTTGGATCGAGATTTGGAACTTTGTACGAAGGTTGTGGGGGCGAAGTGGCATGAAGACGAGGGAATGTGGTGTGTGGAGGTTGAGAATACGAGGACTTTggcgaagagagaagagtggtGTCATGTTTTGATTTCTGGGCAGGGAGTGCTTGT ACACGAAAACTGGCCCAAAATCCCCGGCTTCGAAAATTTCAAAGGACACATCACACACTCCGCCCGCTGGGACCACAGCTTCGACTACTCCAACAAACGCATCGCAGTAATCGGAAACGGCTCCTCCGGCATTCAAATCGTCCCCCAAATGGCCAAACTCCCCGGCACAACAGTCAAGAACTTCATCCGAAGTGGAGCTTGGGTCTATTACCGCGCACCACCTTCACAACACATGGGACGATCAGTCGAAGATCCTAATCCAGCATATACAGACGacgagaagaaatcttttCGAGATCCGGAGAAACATCAAGCGTATCGAAAAGGTATTGTGTCGCGGACGAATAAGTCGTTTTATATTTTTCAGAGGGGAGAGAATAATCGAAAGGGTAtggaagctgctgctgcacagaTGTCGCAGAAACTTGGGCATGATAAGAGGCTTTGTGAGATGTTGATTCCGAAGTGGGAGTTGGGTTGTAGGAGGATTACGCCGGGGCCTGGGTATCTTGAGTCGTTCCTGAGAGATAATTGTGACTGTATGAATAGTCCGATTGTGGAGGTGACCGAGGGTGGGATCAAAACTCAAGATGGAGAGGTCTTTGAGTGTGATGTTC TTATATGCGCCACAGGATTCGACGTCTCACATCGACCACGATATCCCTTCATCGGCCAAAATGGCGTAAACCTACGAGAGAAATGGGCCGGAGACCCAGAGTCCTACCTCTCAGTAATGACGCCCGACTTTCCTAACTACTTCATG ATGATGGGTCCCAACTGCCTCGGCGGCCACGGCTCCCTCGTCGAATCCCTAAACTGGACAGGCGACTACATCACCAAATGGATCAAAAAACTCTCAACAGAAGACATAAAATCCCTCGTCCCCAAACGTTCCAAAGTCGAAGCTTTCATGCGCTACCAAGATCAAGTCCACAAAACGCTCGTCTGGTCTGGAGGCTGTTCGTCATGGTATAAACGCGGTCGCATAGATGGGAGAGTGACAGCGTTATTTGGTGGTTCGGCGCATCTGTTCAATAGATTGCTGTCGGATATCAGAGGAGAGGACTTTGATATCACTTATAGAACGGAGAATCCTTGGCGATTGATGGGCAATGGGTTTACCGAATTTGAGATGAAGGAGGGGTCGGATTTGGCGTGGTATGTGGAGGTCGCGGAGGAGGCGCAGGGGAAGGGGCCGAAGGTGGGTGGGGAGAAGTGA
- a CDS encoding uncharacterized protein (antiSMASH:Cluster_4), translated as MFGSRDSTNERITEIIGVPNYQYNPPLPNGEGLVSIPDGDITVTVKLINPVTFGPAKLSRLMQPDVPFLEVFEACPSFSFLLEHPSGKKLVWDLGIRHDYMNSAPTVASYISKSGYNIQVQGHVADTLSDNGVDLNDVEAVIWSHWHWDHVGDPSTFPKSTALVVGPGFQELLLPAAPTNPESPISESAWDGRELRELDFAKPGTIRIGQFPAIDYFGDGSVYLLNSPGHAVGHLCALVRTTVNPDTFIFLGGDICHYSGIMRPSIHLPVPKEISPHPVLPHSSASFCPGHAFEELQTSRGRQTDDTLYDMAFGYDIPLATDTVKKLQELDVQSNVLVIIAHDAHVGRIVDHFPLSLNAWKDRGWGAKARWAWLKDLEGYWKSKGVLE; from the exons ATGTTCGGATCAAGAGACAGCACGAACGAGAGAATCACAGAAATCATTGGCGTTCCTAATTATCAGTACAATCCACCTCTACCTAATGGCGAAGGACTTGTTTCTATTCCAGATGGCGATATAACAGTCACTGTCAAGCTGATCAATCCGGTCACATTCGGTCCTGCGAAGTTGAGTCGATTAATGCAGCCGGACGTACCTTTCTTGGAGGTTTTCGAGGCGTGTCCGTCTTTCTCTTTTCTGTTGGAGCATCCTTCTGGCAAGAAATTAGTATGGGATCTGGGCATTCGACATGATTATATGAATTCCGCTCCAACAGTGGCATCGTATATATCGAAATCTGGGTACAACATTCAGGTGCAAGGCCATGTTGCGGATACTTTGAGCGATAATGGGGTGGATCTTAATGATGTGGAGGCGGTGATATGGAGCCATTG GCATTGGGATCATGTAGGCGATCCTAGCACTTTCCCGAAGTCCACCGCGCTTGTTGTTGGTCCTGGTTTCCAAGAATTATTATTGCCGGCGGCGCCGACGAATCCAGAAAGTCCAATATCGGAGAGTGCGTGGGA CGGGAGAGAGCTCCGCGAGCTCGACTTTGCAAAGCCGGGCACAATCCGCATTGGACAATTCCCGGCCATAGACTACTTCGGAGACGGATCAGTATACCTCCTCAACAGTCCAGGACATGCAGTTGGACATCTCTGTGCTCTTGTAAGGACAACAGTGAATCCTGATACGTTCATTTTCCTGGGTGGCGATATATGTCATTACTCCGGTATCATGCGGCCATCGATCCATCTGCCAGTCCCCAAGGAGATCTCTCCGCATCCTGTGCTTCCACATAGCTCGGCATCTTTTTGTCCAGGACATGCGTTCGAAGAACTCCAAACTTCGCGCGGGAGGCAGACTGATGATACCTTGTACGATATGGCGTTTGGGTATGACATTCCTCTGGCGACGGATACAGTGAAGAAGTTGCAAGAGTTGGACGTTCAGAGCAACGTCCTCGTGATCATTGCACATGATGCGCACGTGGGTCGCATTGTTGACCATTTCCCGCTAAGCTTGAATGCGTGGAAAGATCGTGGCTGGGGCGCCAAGGCGAGATGGGCGTGGCTCAAAGACTTGGAAGGTTACTGGAAATCGAAAGGTGTGCTAGAATAG
- a CDS encoding uncharacterized protein (SMCOG1106:major facilitator transporter~antiSMASH:Cluster_4), translated as MASIDDKEFPVVSKHGQTTGDDEAAKVFAQYDGPLEWTEQEEKTLRRKIDWKLIPIMCFTSALQYYDKAMLGQAVLFGMMQELDLRKGDRYSMASSTFYLGFVAGSYPAVILAQRYPLERVTCGIVTLWGICLLLTITCHNYQALYAQRFFLGFLESGVSPLFMLMVGSWYRKDEQAFRMGAWYSLASWSAVVAPLINYGIGQINAVLAPWRWMYIVAGIITILWGAALLFILPPDPTRASGFTERERYLAVARLRSNNSGVRNTKFKVGQAKELLCDLKFWLMFFIATLSLITNGPVSSFAPLIIQGWGYTSLQTLLLVMPAGVWVGSCTLTATWLAMRYSHLNIRTYIAFFTQCFTILSAALLWKLPRSEKGGLFFSIYTLSTYGAGYGVIMGLQVANNSGYTKRSLASSGLFVGYCLGNFIGPMVYLQRESPVYNTGFTIVTVASALAAVLILVYRYVCIWENRRRDRTGTAEGYDHAYEDPTDKENPQFRYIY; from the exons ATGGCCTCCATAGACGACAAAGAATTCCCGGTGGTCTCCAAGCACGGGCAGACAAccggcgacgatgaagccGCCAAAGTCTTTGCTCAATATGACGGCCCTCTGGAATGGACAgagcaagaggagaagactCTCCGGCGCAAGATCGACTGGAAGCTGATCCCGATAATGTGCTTCACATCGGCCCTGCAATACTACGACAAGGCCATGCTGGGACAAGCAGTACTTTTTGGCATGATGCAGGAACTAGACCTTCGAAAAGGCGATCGCTACTCGATGGCATCCTCAACCTTCTATCTCGGCTTCGTCGCAGGCTCATATCCTGCTGTTATCTTGGCACAGCGATATCCACTTGAACGTGTGACATGCGGCATAGTCACTCTCTGGGGAATTTGTCTGCTTTTGACTATCACATGTCACAACTATCAGGCTCTATACGCCCAGCGATTCTTTCTCGGGTTTCTAGAAAGTGGTGTCAGCCCGCTGTTCATGTTGATGGTCGGGTCGTGGTATCGGAAAGACGAGCAAGCTTTTCGAATGGG TGCCTGGTACAGTCTGGCGTCTTGGTCAGCAGTGGTTGCACCTTTGATCAACTATGGCATTGGCCAGATCAATGCTGTGCTTGCGCCATGGCGATGGATGTACATCGTTGCCGGAA TCATCACCATCCTGTGGGGCGCAGCACTTCTCTTTATCCTTCCACCAGACCCTACTCGCGCGTCAGGCTTCACCGAGCGCGAACGATATCTGGCTGTCGCACGTCTACGTTCGAACAACTCTGGTGTACGCAATACCAAGTTCAAAGTAGGCCAGGCTAAGGAGCTGCTCTGCGATCTCAAATTCTGGCTCATGTTTTTCATTGCGACCCTGAGTCTGATCACAAACGGCCCAGTCTCAAGCTTCGCTCCTCTGATCATCCAAGGATGGGGATACACTTCACTGCAGACCTTACTGCTGGTGATGCCTGCGGGAGTCTGGGTCGGTTCATGCACACTCACTGCGACATGGCTCGCCATGCGTTACAGTCACCTGAACATCCGAACGTacatcgccttcttcactCAGTGCTTCACCATTCTTTCAGCGGCATTGTTGTGGAAGCTGCCTCGGAGCGAGAAAGGTGGACTTTTCTTTAGCATCTACACCCTTTCGACCTACGGTGCTGGTTATGGCGTCATCATGGGATTGCAAGTGGCCAACAACTCTGGCTATACGAAACGATCTCTCGCCTCATCAGGTCTCTTCGTCGGCTACTGTCTTG GTAATTTCATTGGGCCCATGGTCTACTTGCAACGAGAGTCACCGGTCTACAACACTGGATTTACCATCGTCACCGTGGCATCAGCACTAGCCGCAGTACTCATCCTCGTCTATCGCTACGTCTGCATCTGGGAGAATAGAAGACGAGACCGAACAGGCACAGCAGAAGGTTACGACCACGCCTACGAAGACCCTACCGACAAGGAAAACCCCCAGTTCAGATACATCTATTGA
- a CDS encoding uncharacterized protein (antiSMASH:Cluster_4), giving the protein MGTGEHRWATYTIDQPRKRRAESVCAICHSKKTKCDLAERRRAGAEKCTYCHNTGKSCQPHLGRRAIRRQRAAEHRGEAPTPALSSIREEAITVQAQQPQEQHQQTSLQPLSRTNTLDSPTTRRTDISDAVAVSHEGDLDTGFLQPFVRTEQHDPAAGASDRGGITLSPNTQVAPHLLHVFLEPYYDSCYAFCPVLDNHAALDELQASPLLCNALATLGSNLQPPLVPCVGPARYYDRARRMFYEDEEPNISTCLRAILLFYWWAPRSTSLVHRHSSWWWTSVVIRHAQQMNLHRSKPASDNDGTVTGLQKRVWWTAFARERLTALCQSKPPIINLEDCTISAPAMEDFPLSMQGSTKALVFIHWVRLCGTIGRIAHHLARRKSQMQDTRYVANDLVDHSLEQELLNWVTSLPNSLALGVNEMFEAKYDRDIYQLYLPYLTAVIVLDLHTAESSQDTPRAGPAAVAAASCMARIFRDVLARGNTRFLMAITSWYCATAFLALLSARKQSHLTAAANTDIETIRVMCGQLQEIWGSSAVIYQGIQRMMASSEAQNPVDLDVNVQSQISAPQLSSTATGSNTDSQNDTSSWKQYFPFATAKTSEVLRIMLENGEQTTLESLEASLFSNDLVGDMFDMFFVGFEDTQWEQM; this is encoded by the coding sequence ATGGGAACCGGCGAACACCGCTGGGCGACGTATACCATCGATCAACCCCGCAAACGCCGTGCCGAGTCGGTGTGCGCGATATGCCACAGCAAGAAGACCAAATGTGACTTGGCCGAGCGGCGGAGGGCGGGGGCGGAGAAGTGCACATACTGCCACAACACCGGCAAATCATGTCAGCCGCATCTGGGGCGGAGAGCGATCCGACGTCAACGAGCTGCAGAGCATCGTGGTGAGGCGCCCACGCCAGCATTGTCGTCGATACGGGAAGAGGCCATCACCGTTCAGGCCCAGCAGCCACAGGAGCAGCATCAACAGACATCTTTACAGCCTCTCAGCCGCACGAACACTCTTGACAGTCCAACAACACGGCGGACTGATATCTCCGATGCAGTTGCTGTCAGCCATGAAGGCGATCTAGACACAGGCTTCTTACAACCATTTGTTCGTACAGAACAACACGACCCAGCAGCTGGAGCTTCGGACCGGGGTGGGATAACACTATCACCCAATACTCAAGTAGCTCCTCACCTTCTTCACGTCTTCCTCGAACCGTACTACGACAGCTGCTACGCCTTCTGTCCCGTGTTAGACAATCATGCTGCTCTTGATGAACTACAGGCCTCGCCACTGCTGTGCAATGCTTTGGCCACGCTCGGCAGCAACCTCCAACCACCTCTCGTGCCATGTGTTGGGCCAGCACGATATTATGATCGAGCTCGACGAATGTtctacgaggacgaggagccaAACATATCGACATGTCTCCGAGCCATTTTACTGTTCTACTGGTGGGCCCCACGATCGACCTCCCTCGTCCATCGACATTCGTCTTGGTGGTGGACTTCAGTCGTGATCAGACACGCTCAGCAGATGAATTTGCATCGTTCGAAGCCAGCCAGCGACAACGATGGTACTGTGACTGGGTTGCAAAAGCGAGTCTGGTGGACTGCCTTTGCCCGAGAACGTCTCACGGCGCTTTGCCAGAGCAAACCTCCCATCATCAATCTCGAAGACTGCACGATATCGGCACCCGCCATGGAAGACTTTCCACTCAGCATGCAGGGAAGTACAAAGGCGCTCGTATTCATACACTGGGTGCGGCTGTGTGGCACGATTGGTCGCATCGCCCATCATTTGGCACGTAGGAAAAGCCAGATGCAAGATACGCGCTACGTAGCCAATGACTTGGTCGATCACTCGTTGGAGCAAGAATTGCTGAATTGGGTCACAAGCCTACCGAACAGCTTGGCACTTGGTGTCAACGAAATGTTTGAGGCAAAATATGACCGAGATATCTACCAGCTGTATCTGCCGTACCTGACGGCGGTGATCGTACTGGACCTTCACACAGCGGAGTCATCACAAGACACACCTCGAGCCGGGCCAGCAGCGGTAGCTGCAGCTTCCTGTATGGCAAGAATATTCCGTGATGTTCTGGCGAGAGGAAATACCCGATTTCTCATGGCCATCACCAGCTGGTACTGCGCAACGGCCTTTCTGGCACTTCTTTCAGCGAGGAAACAATCGCATCTCACAGCAGCCGCGAACACTGATATTGAGACAATACGAGTTATGTGTGGTCAGCTGCAAGAGATCTGGGGCTCGTCTGCGGTGATCTATCAAGGAATACAACGCATGATGGCATCAAGTGAGGCTCAGAACCCTGTCGATTTGGATGTGAATGTACAGTCTCAAATCTCTGCACCACAACTCAGCAGCACAGCGACCGGGTCCAACACGGACAGTCAAAATGATACATCATCTTGGAAGCAATACTTCCCATTCGCTACTGCAAAAACATCAGAGGTCCTGCGAATTATGCTTGAAAACGGCGAACAAACCACACTTGAATCCCTCGAAGCTAGCTTGTTCTCCAACGACCTGGTGGGCGACATGTTTGATATGTTCTTCGTTGGCTTTGAGGATACACAATGGGAGCAGATGTAA
- a CDS encoding uncharacterized protein (SMCOG1001:short-chain dehydrogenase/reductase SDR~antiSMASH:Cluster_4) encodes MSPIQPYTYTGPIDHTTPIAWSELHGKSVIITGGANGMGEATVRKFVEAGAFVTFGDVNESRGKELSTELIQKYGQKCQFVKCDIRNWEDQVRLFEKATSDGRGLDVVIANAGISRASGDSLWNLDDLSKPPVKPDLNIIQTNINGTLYTFKLATYHFRKQKTPGGCFIMTGSLVAYVDSPANWEYTASKYALRGLLHTVRRNSWEQGIRIAYVAPCYIKSAIRTAEWEASLLKQNVPFGETEDVAACFARIATDPETNGHSLMIVPRSLAPQGFMDTGLEDFTEEGFMKATQISQLNVIKDRWLEGAEIQIYKK; translated from the exons ATGTCTCCCATCCAACCCTACACCTACACCGGCCCCATCGACCACACAACTCCAATCGCCTGGTCAGAACTCCATGGAAAATCCGTCATAATCACAGGCGGTGCAAATGGCATGGGCGAAGCGACAGTCCGAAAATTCGTCGAAGCCGGAGCATTCGTAACGTTTGGCGACGTCAACGAATCCCGCGGTAAAGAACTCTCAACTGAATTGATCCAAAAATATGGACAGAAGTGCCAATTCGTCAAATGTGATATCCGGAACTGGGAAGATCAAGTGAGATTGTTTGAGAAAGCGACGAGCGATGGGAGAGGATTGGATGTTGTGATTGCGAATGCAGGGATTAGTAGGGCGAGTGGGGATAGTTTGTGGAATTTGGATG ATCTATCGAAACCACCCGTCAAGCCAGATCTGAATATCATTCAGACCAACATCAACGGCACATTGTATACATTCAAGCTCGCGACCTATCATTTCCGCAAGCAAAAGACCCCAGGAGGTTGTTTTATCATGACGGGAAGTTTGGTCGCATATGTTGACTCACCA GCAAATTGGGAATACACAGCCTCCAAGTACGCCCTTCGAGGCCTCTTGCACACAGTCCGCCGCAACAGCTGGGAGCAAGGCATACGAATCGCCTACGTAGCACCGTGCTACATCAAAAGTGCGATCCGAACAGCCGAATGGGAAGCCTCGCTCCTGAAGCAAAATGTCCCGTTCGGAGAGACCGAGGATGTCGCTGCGTGCTTTGCACGGATTGCTACAGATCCAGAGACAAATG GCCACTCCCTCATGATCGTCCCTCGCTCCCTCGCTCCACAAGGATTCATGGATACTGGTCTAGAAGATTTCACAGAGGAAGGATTCATGAAAGCGACGCAAATTTCGCAACTCAATGTTATCAAGGATCGTTGGCTCGAAGGCGCTGAAATTCAGATATACAAGAAGTAA